One genomic window of Candidatus Protochlamydia phocaeensis includes the following:
- a CDS encoding MC/SLC25 family protein → MGISHSFHSFMQSTPEWPQSLLKGFLVGTIVPIVLNPLEKINTQIQVSPTNKLKVIKAIRVTPFKGVSVSIANGLSKNVCLFGFIPFFRKLTDSCIADAQFSKLTATICSAAAMSYVLSPLQVLKARLYTQEEKTIRAVLLSIPRGQKLSALFSGSSVTAFKYAAYWPTFFLVSETAQNHLEKHFSSSTHASTLAAACSGSLGGLAATSVSYPLDVIAKRQRCSTSRYTFYRIALNMIKQEGPSSLIRGLFQVNLPRLLLAGALTQTILYRVDLFFKQANEGVNE, encoded by the coding sequence ATGGGAATTTCACATTCTTTTCACTCGTTTATGCAAAGCACTCCGGAATGGCCTCAAAGTCTTCTAAAAGGCTTTTTGGTCGGAACGATCGTTCCGATTGTTCTCAATCCATTAGAGAAAATAAATACGCAAATTCAAGTTAGCCCAACCAACAAATTAAAGGTGATAAAAGCGATTAGGGTGACCCCCTTTAAAGGCGTTAGCGTTTCTATTGCAAACGGACTGTCCAAAAATGTCTGCCTGTTTGGATTCATCCCCTTTTTCCGCAAGCTGACCGATTCATGCATAGCGGACGCTCAATTCTCCAAACTAACGGCAACTATCTGCTCGGCGGCTGCGATGAGCTATGTTCTTTCCCCTTTACAAGTCTTGAAAGCAAGGCTTTATACACAAGAAGAGAAAACCATCCGGGCTGTTCTTTTATCTATTCCGAGAGGTCAAAAGCTATCTGCCTTATTCTCAGGGTCTTCAGTAACGGCCTTTAAATATGCGGCTTATTGGCCCACCTTTTTTCTCGTATCTGAAACTGCCCAAAATCATCTTGAGAAGCATTTTTCTTCTTCCACTCATGCAAGCACACTGGCGGCGGCTTGTTCGGGTAGTCTAGGCGGATTGGCCGCCACGTCTGTTAGCTATCCGCTTGATGTCATTGCAAAGAGGCAAAGATGCAGCACCTCTCGTTACACTTTTTACCGCATTGCTTTAAATATGATTAAACAAGAAGGGCCAAGCAGCCTAATCCGCGGCCTTTTTCAAGTCAACCTGCCTCGCCTTTTGCTTGCCGGAGCGTTAACCCAAACCATCCTCTATCGTGTCGATCTATTTTTTAAACAGGCAAACGAAGGAGTAAATGAATGA
- a CDS encoding ABC transporter substrate-binding protein, whose protein sequence is MNLYFIMAFFWGLTIPFFTYADESASLLLDWTRNPLHLPLYVGQQQGFFLEQGIDLAIQENAEKINTLTALREKKIDIALSYMPNVIRESAHGDIQIIGLLVDQPLRAILFKEESPIYTLCDLHQKRLGVPHHGLTTHYVSSLLAKQGIQFKEITLIKHSTLADLSAEKVDAVLGVFWNIEPIQYVHQGFPMRFIKLADCAGPSYDELVFICCSDWIESRSGFAYRFQAALQKSLAFCREHPGLAFDIYSSLFSALQEKEPWQEASWKQTHLLFASEQVIKREKWHGFMEWMKAEGLIKDAHTLNLLLELMPKKEN, encoded by the coding sequence ATGAATCTTTATTTTATTATGGCTTTTTTTTGGGGTTTGACTATTCCCTTTTTTACTTATGCAGACGAATCAGCCTCTCTTCTGCTTGATTGGACGCGCAATCCTCTCCATCTTCCTCTTTATGTTGGACAGCAACAGGGATTTTTTCTGGAACAAGGCATTGATCTTGCTATCCAAGAGAATGCAGAGAAAATCAATACCCTTACAGCCCTCCGAGAGAAGAAGATAGACATTGCTCTTTCTTATATGCCAAATGTCATCCGGGAAAGCGCGCACGGCGATATCCAAATTATCGGCCTATTGGTCGATCAACCTTTACGAGCCATTCTCTTTAAAGAAGAAAGTCCAATCTATACACTTTGCGACTTGCATCAGAAGCGTTTAGGAGTCCCACATCATGGCCTGACCACTCATTATGTTTCATCCCTTTTAGCCAAACAAGGCATTCAATTTAAAGAAATTACGCTTATTAAACATTCAACCTTGGCAGATCTCTCAGCTGAGAAAGTTGATGCTGTATTGGGCGTATTTTGGAATATCGAACCTATTCAATATGTCCATCAAGGATTTCCCATGCGCTTCATTAAACTTGCCGATTGTGCAGGGCCTAGCTACGATGAACTAGTCTTTATTTGCTGTAGCGACTGGATTGAATCCAGATCTGGCTTCGCTTATCGTTTTCAGGCAGCCTTACAGAAAAGCTTAGCCTTTTGTCGAGAGCATCCCGGGCTTGCTTTTGACATTTACAGCTCTTTATTTTCCGCTTTGCAGGAAAAAGAGCCTTGGCAAGAAGCGTCTTGGAAACAGACCCATCTTCTTTTTGCCTCCGAACAAGTCATTAAACGCGAAAAATGGCACGGGTTTATGGAATGGATGAAGGCAGAAGGTTTAATTAAAGACGCCCACACGCTCAATTTGCTTCTCGAACTAATGCCAAAAAAGGAGAATTGA
- a CDS encoding SLC13 family permease — protein MDALTPHAHWILTLFLLGYASIVLEEIIHINKTTTALFMAVACWTILFLEPGETTSQHLDLLQIQMFKVCQVLFFLWGALITVETVNAYGGFLIISRYLLVQSKILLLWMAGILAFFLSSVLDNLTTTIVMLSIIQKLLDKHEDRLLIGGAVVIAANAGGAWTPIGDVSTTVLWIGERVTTVPLVRDLFLPCFLSLIFFLFLNQFALRGSLATPKESLPSPKPYGVLVLILGVLGLIFVPIYKIMTDLPPFIGMMLTVAMLWLVTDFLAAIKPQLSLPRVTNVLPHIDVSIILFYLGLLLSIMALESAGLLQALALWLNSHIANPFIIVIAIGLASALVDNVSLVAATLGMYSLKTFGTDSEFWQLMSYCAGTGGSILIIGSAAGVALMALERATFGWYLRYITWKALATYAFGILIYFMMRSLFHPAVSA, from the coding sequence ATGGACGCCTTGACTCCTCATGCCCATTGGATCCTAACCCTTTTCCTTCTGGGCTATGCCAGTATTGTTTTAGAAGAGATCATTCATATTAATAAGACGACAACCGCTCTTTTCATGGCTGTCGCTTGCTGGACTATTCTCTTTTTGGAGCCCGGAGAAACGACTAGCCAGCACTTAGATTTGTTGCAAATACAAATGTTCAAAGTCTGCCAAGTCTTATTCTTCCTTTGGGGGGCTTTAATTACCGTTGAAACGGTCAATGCCTATGGCGGCTTTTTAATCATTTCTCGCTACTTGCTCGTCCAGTCTAAAATTCTTTTATTGTGGATGGCCGGCATCCTAGCATTCTTTCTTTCGAGTGTTTTGGATAATTTGACGACAACAATCGTTATGCTTTCAATTATTCAAAAGCTCTTGGACAAGCATGAAGATCGCCTACTAATAGGCGGCGCAGTTGTGATAGCAGCCAATGCCGGAGGGGCCTGGACTCCTATTGGCGACGTCTCAACTACCGTCTTATGGATTGGAGAGCGCGTCACAACAGTGCCGCTTGTAAGAGATCTTTTCCTTCCCTGCTTCCTTAGCCTGATTTTTTTTCTATTTTTAAATCAATTTGCCCTTCGCGGAAGCCTGGCTACCCCTAAGGAGTCCCTACCGTCCCCTAAACCTTATGGAGTCCTCGTCTTAATCTTGGGCGTTTTGGGATTAATCTTTGTTCCCATTTATAAAATCATGACAGACTTGCCTCCCTTTATCGGCATGATGCTGACGGTAGCCATGCTATGGCTTGTCACTGATTTCTTAGCGGCAATTAAGCCGCAGCTTTCTCTTCCACGCGTCACCAATGTCCTTCCACACATCGATGTCTCCATCATCCTTTTTTACTTAGGTTTGCTGCTTTCCATTATGGCCCTAGAAAGTGCAGGCCTCTTACAGGCTTTAGCTCTCTGGCTCAATAGCCATATCGCCAATCCCTTCATTATTGTAATAGCCATCGGACTAGCCTCAGCTCTGGTCGATAACGTTTCGCTTGTTGCTGCAACGCTTGGAATGTATTCTTTAAAAACCTTCGGAACAGATTCTGAATTCTGGCAATTGATGTCCTATTGCGCAGGAACAGGCGGTAGCATTCTCATCATCGGATCTGCTGCCGGCGTTGCTTTAATGGCATTAGAAAGAGCCACTTTTGGATGGTATCTTCGTTATATAACCTGGAAAGCCTTAGCTACTTATGCTTTTGGAATACTAATCTATTTCATGATGCGCAGCTTATTCCATCCAGCCGTTAGCGCTTAA
- a CDS encoding HdeD family acid-resistance protein, with translation MEEDTPIDLLQKSRNLLLIEGILFALLGFLAVAMPGISTLSTELFIGWLILFGGIFQAYRTFIARQAPGFWGSLLTSILYIIFGLLMVIFPVAGIISLTLLLIFFFALEGIAKIILGFQLKPFRRWGWFILNGVLALAMAVIIWAGWPGTAFWALGLLVGINMIFFGISLVFLALGIPKVKTGS, from the coding sequence GTGGAAGAAGACACACCCATTGATTTATTGCAAAAGAGCCGCAATTTATTATTAATTGAAGGAATTCTTTTTGCTCTGCTCGGCTTTTTAGCCGTGGCGATGCCTGGCATTTCGACTTTGAGTACAGAACTTTTTATTGGATGGTTAATTTTATTTGGAGGAATTTTTCAAGCTTATCGCACTTTTATAGCACGGCAAGCGCCAGGCTTTTGGGGTTCGCTTCTAACAAGCATTCTGTATATTATCTTCGGCTTGTTGATGGTGATTTTTCCGGTTGCGGGAATTATTTCCCTCACCCTCTTGCTGATTTTTTTCTTTGCCTTAGAAGGAATAGCTAAAATTATCTTGGGTTTTCAATTAAAGCCCTTCAGAAGATGGGGATGGTTTATTCTAAATGGCGTGCTAGCCCTGGCAATGGCTGTGATTATATGGGCGGGATGGCCGGGTACCGCTTTCTGGGCACTTGGCTTGCTAGTGGGAATTAATATGATCTTTTTTGGAATTTCCCTTGTTTTCTTGGCCTTGGGAATTCCCAAAGTCAAAACAGGTTCATAA
- a CDS encoding peroxiredoxin — translation MNADTQTPSLHLGDIAPDFVADTTEGKFDFHEWLGNSWCVFFSHPKDFTPVCTTELGMAARLKTEFDKRNAKLIALSVESVSSHKEWIKDINEIQRTNLNFPIIGDENSYIAHLYGMIHPRANDTFTVRTVFIIDPNKKIRMMMTYPAATGRNFDEILRVLDAIQLTDQYSVATPANWNQGQDCVILPSITDAATLTKLFPKGYREVKPYLRFTPQPGSNPSK, via the coding sequence ATGAATGCGGATACGCAAACTCCATCCCTTCACTTGGGAGATATCGCTCCTGATTTTGTCGCTGATACGACGGAAGGGAAATTTGATTTTCATGAATGGTTAGGCAATTCTTGGTGTGTATTTTTTTCGCATCCGAAGGACTTTACACCTGTTTGCACAACAGAGCTTGGGATGGCTGCTCGCTTAAAAACCGAATTTGATAAGCGGAATGCCAAGCTGATCGCTTTAAGCGTAGAAAGCGTCTCTTCCCATAAAGAATGGATAAAAGATATTAATGAAATTCAACGAACTAATCTCAACTTTCCCATTATTGGAGATGAAAACAGCTACATTGCCCATCTTTATGGAATGATCCATCCCCGGGCTAATGATACCTTTACAGTCCGTACTGTCTTCATCATTGATCCAAATAAGAAAATCCGCATGATGATGACTTATCCCGCTGCAACAGGCAGAAATTTTGATGAAATTCTTCGGGTATTGGATGCCATTCAACTCACGGATCAATATAGCGTGGCCACTCCTGCTAATTGGAATCAGGGGCAAGACTGCGTCATTCTTCCAAGCATTACCGATGCTGCAACGTTGACTAAATTGTTTCCCAAGGGATACCGCGAAGTCAAACCCTATTTACGCTTTACTCCACAGCCAGGATCAAATCCTTCCAAATAA
- a CDS encoding MBL fold metallo-hydrolase: MFFQRIFTPGLSIYSYLIGDEKTKRCAVLDPTRLVAPYILAAENAGLTITDIMETHVHADFVSGAKELKDQLNGKPCIHASGLGGKEWIPAYADHIVAQGDQVKLGSIRLSVLHTPGHTPEHIMWTVYDDTRSAIVPWFTFSGDCLFVGSVGRPDLLGPEHFNTLAKQQYHSLFKTLAPLPDFMEIFPSHGAGSLCGKSLSGFATSTLGYERKCNPYLQRQSEEQWVQTVKSEALPIPPYFKRLKKINVEGPSLLRDLTVKAVKEQKELEGMFLLDVRHPEHFARCYLEGAINIPLTSSFCQWAGWLVPEAVPLAIITGRENRISEVIDQLRLIGFDQPIYTFAMKEEEECTAQHLSCFAYISAEDLMQRQKENEANVYILDVRTPAEWNAGHIPTAHHIELNKLYECMHHIPHDCLVVALCRTGFRASTAASLLKKYGFSQVANVKGGMQAWEQMKFPMLPAEK, translated from the coding sequence ATGTTTTTTCAAAGAATTTTTACGCCTGGATTGTCCATTTATTCCTATCTCATTGGAGACGAGAAGACCAAACGCTGCGCAGTTTTGGATCCTACGCGATTGGTCGCACCTTATATTTTAGCTGCAGAAAATGCTGGTTTAACCATTACGGATATTATGGAAACGCATGTTCATGCGGATTTTGTATCGGGAGCCAAAGAGCTCAAAGATCAATTAAATGGCAAGCCTTGCATTCACGCCTCAGGTCTAGGGGGGAAGGAATGGATTCCGGCCTATGCCGATCATATTGTTGCTCAAGGAGATCAGGTTAAATTAGGAAGCATCCGCTTATCTGTTTTGCATACTCCTGGGCATACACCCGAGCATATCATGTGGACTGTATATGATGACACACGAAGCGCAATCGTGCCTTGGTTTACTTTTTCGGGAGATTGCCTATTTGTAGGAAGCGTTGGACGTCCGGACTTGCTAGGACCGGAGCATTTCAATACGCTTGCAAAACAGCAGTATCATAGCTTATTTAAAACCTTAGCCCCTTTGCCCGATTTTATGGAGATTTTTCCTTCCCATGGGGCGGGATCGCTCTGTGGAAAGTCATTGAGCGGATTTGCTACTTCCACTCTTGGCTATGAACGAAAATGCAATCCGTATTTGCAACGGCAATCAGAAGAGCAGTGGGTACAAACGGTGAAAAGTGAAGCTCTTCCCATCCCTCCTTATTTTAAGCGTTTAAAGAAAATTAATGTAGAAGGCCCGTCTTTGCTGCGGGATTTGACGGTGAAAGCCGTGAAAGAGCAGAAGGAATTGGAAGGAATGTTTTTATTGGATGTTCGTCATCCTGAGCACTTTGCCCGCTGTTATTTAGAAGGCGCAATCAATATTCCGTTAACCTCTTCTTTTTGCCAATGGGCTGGATGGCTCGTTCCTGAGGCTGTACCCTTGGCTATTATTACGGGAAGGGAAAATCGCATTTCGGAAGTCATCGATCAGTTGCGCCTAATTGGTTTTGATCAACCGATTTACACGTTTGCCATGAAGGAAGAAGAGGAATGTACTGCCCAGCATCTCTCTTGTTTTGCTTATATTTCGGCTGAAGACCTGATGCAAAGACAAAAGGAAAATGAAGCCAATGTGTATATCTTAGATGTGCGTACTCCTGCCGAGTGGAATGCCGGACATATTCCCACTGCTCATCATATTGAGTTAAATAAGCTTTATGAATGTATGCATCATATTCCGCACGATTGTCTTGTTGTCGCTCTTTGCCGCACTGGGTTTCGGGCTTCGACTGCCGCTTCCCTATTAAAAAAATATGGATTTAGTCAAGTCGCAAATGTAAAAGGCGGAATGCAAGCTTGGGAACAAATGAAATTTCCCATGCTGCCGGCGGAAAAATAA